In Coffea arabica cultivar ET-39 chromosome 9e, Coffea Arabica ET-39 HiFi, whole genome shotgun sequence, the genomic window CAATATGCCCTATGTTCCAATTCCACAGGTAGATGACAAGGTTTGCCAAAAATTAATCGGTAAGGAGACATACCTATGGGGGTCTTAAAAGCTGTACGGTAAGCCCAAAGTGCATCATCTAAGCGCAAACTCCAATCCTTTCTATTGGGATTCACCGTCTTTTCAAGTATCGACTTGATTTCTTTATTGGAGATTTCTGCTTGACCACTAGTCTGCGGATGATAGGACGTAGAAACCCGGTGAGTGACGCCATATTTCTTCAACAATGCTTCCATTACTCGATTGCAGAAGTGTGTCCCTCGGTCACTGATAATTGCTCTTGGCGTGCCATACCTGACAAAAATATGAGATTTAATAAAATCAACTACAACCTTAGCATTGTCAGTCCTAGTTGCCTTAGCCTCTATCCACTTTGAGACATAATCAACTGCAagtaatatatacatattaccaaaagaggaaggaaatggacccataaaatctataccccatatatcgaaaatttcacaaaccAGTATAGGAGTAAGAGGCATTTGATCTCTATGGCTTAAATTACCTGTCTTTTGACAATTTGCacatgatttacaaaataagtatgcatcactaaacaaagttggccaaaataaaCCACACTCTAAAACCTTTCTTGCAGTTCGCTTAGGGCCAAAATGTCCACCACACGCATATGAGTGGCAGAAAGATAAAATTGATGGAACCTCTTCTTTAGACACACACCTGCGAATAATTTGATCAGAACAATATTTCCACAAGTATGGTTCATCCCACACATAATATTTAACatcacttttaattttttccttttgagctCTAGACAAATCATTAGGTAGCGTTCTAGTAACCAGATAATTCACTAAATCAGCATACCAGGGAGTTGTCTTTTGAACTACAAAAAGATGCTCATCTGGAAAATTATCCTTCAAGGGAGCAGGTCCTTCACTATTGATCAAACGACTGAGATGATCAGCAACCATATTTTCGGCACCCCTTTTGTCattaatttccaaattaaatTCTTGCAGTAGGAGAATCCACCTTATAAGTCGTGGTTTGGCCTCTTTCTTGTTGAGCAAATATTTCAAAGCTGCATGGTCAGAATAAATAATGACTTTAGTGCCAAGTAAATAAGAACggaatttttctaaagcaaaaacAATAGCTAAAAGCTCCTTTTCCGTAGTCGAATAATTGCACTGGGCACCATCCAAGGTCCTCGAGGCATAATAAATTACATAAGAAGCTCTGCCCTCCTTCTGGCCAAGTACTGCACCAACAGCAAAATTGCTGGCATCACACATTATCTCGAAAGGAAGACTCCAATTTGGTGGTCGAACCACTGGTGCTGAAGTCAATGATCCCTTGAGCGTGTCAAATGCACTCTTGCAATTATCATCAAAATGAAATACCACATCCTTTTGAAGTAATTTGCATAGAGGATGGAAtatctttgaaaaatctttgATGAAACGCCTATAAAAACCTGCATGACCAAGAAAAGAGCGAACTTCCCGCACACTTGCAGGGTAAGGTAAACATTTGATAATTTCTACCTTAGCCTTATCTACCTCAATTCCTTTTGCAGATACCACATGGCCTAAAATTATGCCTTGGTCCaccataaaatggcatttctCATAATTTAAAACAAGATTAGTCTCAATGCAccttttaagaatttttgtgaGGTTAGTTAAACATTCATCAAAAGAATTACCATAAACagtaaaatcatccataaacacTTCTATGATATTCTCCACATAATCAGAaaatatactaaccatacaccTTTGGAATGTAGCAGGCGCATTACAAAGACCAAAAAGCATTCGTCTATAGGCAAATGTACCAAAAGGGCAAGTAAATGTGGTTTTCTCTTGATCTTCAGGCGCCACTGGAATTTGTAGAAAAcctgaaaaaccatcaagaCAGCAATAATGAGATTTTCCTGCCAACCTTTCCAAcatctgatcaataaaaggCAATGAAAAATGATCTTTACGAGTTAATgcatttaattttctaaaatcggtACAAACTCTCCACCCATTTTGAACTCGAGTGGGCACTAACTCACCTTTAGGATTTTCAATAACAGTAATCCTGTCTTTTTAGGAACTACTTGAACAGGACTTACCCACTTACTATCCGAAATGGGATAGATTATACCTGTGTCAAGAAGTTTTAAAACTTCTTTCTTCACTACCTCCATCATTGGTGGGTTCAATCTCCGTTGAGCCTCTCTCGAAGGCTTAGCACCATCTTCTAACAAGATGCGATGCATGCAAGTGGCTGGACTTAATCCTTTTATGTCAGCCACTGTCCATCCTATTGCCTCCTTGTGGTCCTTCAACACCCGAATTAGTTTTTCTTCCTCTAAAGCAGTCAATTTACTGGAAATTATTACTGGGAGTGTATCTCCATCTCCCAAGAATGCATACTTTAAATTATCCGGTAACTGCTTTAATTCCACCTTCGGGGCTTGCACAATAGATGGCAAAAGCTGTGAATGAGACAGAGGTAATTCCAAGTAAGACACATTGGAAAATTCTGGACAAAGAGAATTCAATTCAAAAATAACTTCCTgcaattcaaaaggaaaaacaaacttCCCTTTTATCTTTTGCAAATTTTCCTGACAGAGACCAGTAGAAATAGCAACCTTCAACGCATCGTCattattaaattcaaaattttgctgCGCCAAAGAATCAATTACATCTATAACAAAAATTGAATGAGATTCACCAGGATATTTCATGGCATCATAAATACTAAATTTAATAACatcaccatcaaattccatagtCAATGTGCCAGTgaaaacatcaatttttgttctaGCAGTTTTCAAAAATGGTCTCCCTAACAGTATTGGAGATGAATTAGAATTATCATCCTCCATATCAAGCACATAAAAATCTGCAGGAAAAATCAAATTATCAATTTGCACTAAAATATCCTCCAAAACTCCATCAGGATAGGCATTTGATCGATCAGCCAGTTGAATTATTACGCCCGTCTCTTTTAAAGGCCCAATGTTCATCAAATTATAAATAGAACGAGGCATAACATTTATCGAAGCACCCAAATCCAACAtagctttttcaattttaatattACCTATTTTGCAAGGGACagtaaacatacctgggtcCTTGCATTTAGGAGGCAATTTTTTCTGCAAAACTGCCGAAACATTTTCTCCCATATGCACTTTCTCGTTTCCTTTCAACTTTTTCTTACCAGTGCATAACTCCTTCAAAAATTTAGCATATCTAGGAATTTGCTTAATTGCATCTAAAAGAGGGATATTTACCTCAACTTTTCGAAAAGTGTCCAAAATCTCCTGTTCTTGCTCTTGCTTTTTGGACTTTGCCAGTCGACTAGGAAATGGAGGCGGAGGTGTAACCACTTGTGttgatttttctccaaaatctggTTGTTCCAAGGCTCTAGGTTGAGACACATTCCCCTCTTTTTCGAGCTCTTCCTCGATTGCTtgttcagaaattttcttgctcGGCTCAGGCAACTCTTTGCCACTTCTTAATGTGATGGCACTAGCATTTTGCTTGGGGTTGACAATTGTCTGCGAAGGTAGCTTTCCAGATAATTGGGACTCCAATCTATTGACTGTGGAAGCTAACTGGCTCATTTGATTCTCCAAATTATGAATGCTAGTTTTCGTCTCCTGTTGAAATTGTTGAGTGTTAGTAGCCAAAGATTTCACAATATCCTCAAGTGACATACCTGATTTAGGAGCAGGTTGTTGCTGTGAAAGTTGAGGTCTAGGTTGATATTGTGACTGTTGTGGAAATCCTGGTGGACTTACtacataattaaaattaggATGATCCCTCCATCCTGGATTATAGGTATTTGCATAGGGATCATACCGTCTCTGAGGTGGTCCTGGAAATCCAACTGCATTAGCCTGCTCAGTCGAATCATCTTGGAGTGTGGGGCACATATCTGTTGGATGACTCGAACCATAGCAGATTCCACATGTTTTCAATTGCTGCATTTGTCCTATAGCTAACTTTTCAACCAAAGAAGTTAGACAATCTAATCTTTGCTCTATTGAAGAATTACTTACCTCATTGACTCTACGAGTCGTGTTATCCTGCCTGTCTCCAAATTGTTGAGCATTTGCAGCCATACTCGATATCAAATTTCTTGCCTCCGTGGGTGTTTTATTCACTAAGGAGCCCCCACTGGCAGCATCAATAATTCTTCTGTCAGTTTGGGACAGACCCTCATAAAAATACTGGATGAGGAGTTGGTCAGGAATTTGATGATGAGGACAACTAGCACATAGTTGCTTGAATCTTTCCCAATATTCATGTAGAGTCTCTCCATTGAATTGTCGAATTCCACAGATGTCTTTCCTAATGCTTGCAGCTCGGGATGCAGGAAAGAATTTTTCTAGAAAATGCTTCTTCATGTCTGTCCATGTGGATATTGACCCAGAGGGCAGATAATAGAGCCAATCCTTAGCTTTATCGGCTAAGGAAAATGGAAAGGCTCTTAATTTAATTTGCTCCTCTGTGACTCCCTGGGGTTTCATTGTCGAGCAAACCACATGGAATTCTTTGAGATGCTTGTGGGGATCTTCACCTGGTAAGCCATGAAAAGAAGGAAGTAAATGGATTAGTCCAGATTTTAACTCAAATGCAACCTCTAATGTAGGATAAGTAATGCATAGGGGCTGTTGATTTAAATCTGGTGCAGCCAATTCTCTCAATGTCCGTTCATTAGCCATGGTGCTATTTATCTCTTCCGTCTCACTAAATGAatccacaaaatctactactgaATTATGTCCAGTAGATGAGGAGGATGCCTCTGCTCGTTCTCTTGTTGCTTTTCTCAATGCACGAGCAGTCTTCTCTATCTCAGGATTATATTGCAGttcacctgtacgagaagatcTAGGCATAAACcagtaacaataaaaataaaaataaaaaaataaaaataaacaaagaaaataaatttattttgacaccaagtccccggcaacggcgccaaaatttgttgggtgtcaaaccagcaaaaataaaattcctACTCTTAAGTCACGAATTAAGTCCACtatggtactggagcagggacttaggctgtgcaatgggttactagcTTCACCCTGGTGCCAGAGTTtgtttgatccgatataccaaagTGTATTAATTACGTGAAAGACAAAATTCGAATATAGCAgcgagcagggtcgaatccacagggacttggGAATTTATTTTGAATGAATGTAACATTAAATAAAAATGGGGGAAGTTGATATGGAACTGTCTAATTTAATTGctcaaattaaaaatataaagtaaattgaCGGAAGGAAAATCTCTAGTCAAAGGTATAATCTCCACTTATGGTTCGAATCACTGATCACAGATGCAGAgataaaatctttcatttacaaataaactggttatggttgtcaacaagctctgacaaccTGCCTAACCTTCCTGATTCGATAACCACAACAAGCTCTGTAGTTATTGCCCTAGCCAATTAAGCAGTCCTAAACACGCTCTTAGGATTTAAcctattgacagcattaatCATTAGACTGGCCACCAATtataaccaacaaacacacacgcTCGGTTTATTTAGGCTATATCATATATTTCCGCAACAACGACTCAAAAGTTTCTACTACAATTGAATCATATCACTTGCCACATGCACTAAAATTACCCAACAATTACGGATTGAGCACTCTTAGATGGCTGTTAATTACCCACACAATTAAACAGTGATCAAGtatttaattgcaagaaataatcatatgcataagtgaacaggaaatatataaatacttgcAAATTAAAGAACGTAGGGAaatcaattcgatctcacagttttGTCGAACCAAAGTTTCGATTTAACCTCTGACTAGATGAAGAAATTAGCCACTCCTCATAGTTGAATTGCAGCCAAAAGTACTGGATTGCAAAGGCATTGCGTTTTTACTAgaaagcaaggaataaaagatgtttttcccgttggggaatattgtcgaacacctggcgtgtgtcagaggccagtccagAGAAAGGAAActagaactaaactaaaaagcTAAACTAGAGGTGTCCTTTTGCTTCTGTACGTCCTCTCCTTAAAAAGCCAAAAGTCAGATGACTCAAAGCTCTCTccggtggtccccacacatgtggacaaagtctCCAAAATTACTTCTTcttccaagtctctctacgttcCTTTCTTTTAAGAGCCCAAATGACTTATAGctttgtggtccccaccaatccAAGGCCTAAGgattgaagcccttagaagtctccatattctccataaagtccctcctttttggtagttttctgcttcattcctgaaattaagtcccgataccaaatatgagtaaatatcagcaattaacacaatatttgtcagggatagaagggaaaattaataataaaaataccaacaattaacaccctatcaattccccccacacctaaaccatgcttgtcctcaagcatgagaacaagaaacaaacaccaatatttgatagtggctattgctctatccaacaaattgccaagataccaagaaaaataatattcaagcatcaatggtcaagtccaagaaacatcactccggttagcttctaaaccacaaatgCCTCTAATTccaggttaactaatctaagaaaaaggaatgacacACAACagttatcagcaaatggtccaactattaaccaaaatctcaacattaaatccataattcggcaagctgacttttattacacactaacacaaccttcactttttttcacattttttctacttttctctcttttttttttctttcaatagtaacaaaagacttagtcgctagccatttgagccttttgacgcgaactccaacattggccagatgaaggagcccggttactcagcttctatcgccacgtgaccacgtactcatagaagttactaccttttgacgcgagaattaacacttttaggtgcagatccccggttactcagtagtaactaatagcggagtacagtcaagtttattcatagctaaaaatcacaaaaactcaatataacacaaaaatcaaaagaaaacttgcatcagctagcctcattttcaaacatggagaactaaagttaataaccggaccaattcatacgaaaatgccaataatcattccctatgcctaggaaagttaaccaaaaattataagagtaaaacaatcattgatattcaccaaagagatgtttttggattcaaccacattaacttggtacccttttattattaaaacttggcaatagcagaaatagaggcaacaatccaacatcaaacttggCATCACATACGAGCTAATCactaagaagaagaaaatgaatgaaagacactagcaccataactgctccccccacacctaaatcctacattgtcctcaatgtgacaaataaaaagcaaaagtgaagCAAAAGTGAGAGGGAAAGCAACCACACTTCCCTGAAATCGGGGCATAGTGAAGGGCGAGGTGGAAACGGAGGTGCAAAGCCTGTAAGAAACAGAAACTGCGCCAAATCATGTGCCATGCCGGCGACATTGGCATCGACGTTGACCATGCGAGCCTTCAAAGTCTGAACCTGGAAAACTaagaagagaggaagaaatGAGCTGAAATCGCGTTTCTGAAGCCTTTGTTGGGACACATAAAACGCGattgaaaacgcgccttcaactcgCGTTTTATAAGTCGCGTTTCCTTCAC contains:
- the LOC140014682 gene encoding uncharacterized protein; translation: MPRSSRTGELQYNPEIEKTARALRKATRERAEASSSSTGHNSVVDFVDSFSETEEINSTMANERTLRELAAPDLNQQPLCITYPTLEVAFELKSGLIHLLPSFHGLPGEDPHKHLKEFHVVCSTMKPQGVTEEQIKLRAFPFSLADKAKDWLYYLPSGSISTWTDMKKHFLEKFFPASRAASIRKDICGIRQFNGETLHEYWERFKQLCASCPHHQIPDQLLIQYFYEGLSQTDRRIIDAASGGSLVNKTPTEARNLISSMAANAQQFGDRQDNTTRRVNEVSNSSIEQRLDCLTSLVEKLAIGQMQQLKTCGICYGSSHPTDMCPTLQDDSTEQANAVGFPGPPQRRYDPYANTYNPGWRDHPNFNYVVSPPGFPQQSQYQPRPQLSQQQPAPKSGMSLEDIVKSLATNTQQFQQETKTSIHNLENQMSQLASTVNRLESQLSGKLPSQTIVNPKQNASAITLRSGKELPEPSKKISEQAIEEELEKEGNVSQPRALEQPDFGEKSTQVVTPPPPFPSRLAKSKKQEQEQEILDTFRKVEVNIPLLDAIKQIPRYAKFLKELCTGKKKLKGNEKVHMGENVSAVLQKKLPPKCKDPDGRNNSTG